The DNA window CGATCCGGAACTTGTCGCCGGTCAGCACGCCGCCGTCCCCGAACACCTGCGCCGTGCGCGCCGGCTTGTTCCAGTATTCGCGCGCCGCCGACGGGCCGAAGGCGCGCAGGTTGCCGACCTCGCCGGCCGGCACGGGATTGCCGTCGTCGTCGACGATTTCCGCCCCGAAGCCGTCGACCAGCCGGCCGCAACTGTAGGGCACGGCTTCGCCGGGCCGGTTGAGCAGGAACATGTGGGTCATTTCGGTCGTGCCAACGCCGTCGAGGATCTCGACGCCGGTGAAATCCTTCCACCGGTCGAACAGCGAGGGCGGCAGCAGTTCGCCGCCGCTGACGCAGAAGCGCATCCGGGCGCAGGCGTCGCGCACCGCGTCACGGCCGATCTCCTGCTCGGCGGTCTGGAGCATGGCGGCGTAGAGGGTCGGCACGCTCATCACGATGGTCGGCCGGTGCTCCAGCCACAGGTCCCAGCACGCGCCGGGCAGGATCGGGCCGCTGCCGACGACGTTCGCCGCCCCGGCGCGGATCGGGAAGTAGACCTGGTTGCCCAGCCCGTAGGCGAAGAACATTTTCGGCGGGCAGAAGACGGTGTCGTCGGCGGAGACTTTCTGCGCCGCGATGCCGAACAGCTCGGTCGCCCAGTAGATGTGCGCGTGGGTGTGGACGACGCCCTTGGGGTCGCCGGTCGATCCCGAACTGTAGAGCCAGAAGGCGGTGTCGTCCGGATCCTGCGGCAGGGTTTCGAGCGTTTCGGGAAACCGGTCGAGTTCGTCGCCGAGAAACGGGTAGCCTTCGACCCGCCCGCCACAGACCACGATATGCTCGACGCTCTCAAGCCCGTCTCGGATGCTCTCGAAGACCGGCACCAGGGAATGGTCGATCGCGACGGCGCGGCAGCCGCTGTCATTGACGTAATAGGCATAGTCCTGCGGCTTCAGCCAGGTGTTGATCGGAATCGTCACCGCGCCGATCTTGATGCCGCCGAGGAACAGGGCCTCGAAATCCAGCCCGTCCATCACGCTGAACATCACCCGGTCGCCCTCGCCGATGCCGAGCGACCGCAGATAGTGGCCGGCCTGGCAGACCCGGGCCTGCAAGGCGCCGTAGGTCACGACGGTGCGGTCCGCGTCGTCGAGCAGCAGGGCCGGCCGGCCGGCATGGCCGGGCGCGCCGGACGTCTCGAAGAGATAGTCGACGACGTTCCCGATCGGGGCTGTCTCGGCAATCGGCGAACCCAGCATCGCGGCGCTCCGGCAGACCGGCCAACTCCGGTCCGGCGCAGAGCGTGGGTATATTTTACGTTTACGTCAACATCAAATCCGGCGGCGCGGTTCCCGTTCCGATTGCCGGGCGTGGGAGTTGCGCCGGGTGTTGCCCGCCGCGGCCGATTGGGCTTCTATCGCGGGGGTGCGCCGTTCGTTCGTCGGTTCGCGCCGGAGACAGGGGGGCCGGGATGATTGCCAACAGCCTGATACTCAACGCCTGGTATGCGGCCGGGCTGTCCGGGCAGTTCCCGGCCGGCGAGCTGCAGGGGCGCAAGATCGGCGGCAAGCCGGTCGTCATGTGGCGCGCTGCGGACGGCAGGGTCGTCGCCTTCGACGACCGCTGCGTGCACAAGCGCATGCCGCTGTCCGCCGGCAGGCTGCTGGAGAACGGCACGCTCGAATGCGCGTATCACGGCCTGTGCTACGACACCGAGGGGGCGTGCGTGAAAATACCCTCCCAGCCGGAAGGGCCGATCCCGGCGCGGGCGAAGCTGCGCCCCTATTCCGTGATCGAGCAGGACGGGCTGGTCTGGATCTGGCCGGGCAACCCGGAGAAGATCGGCAACTGCCAGCCGCCCCGGACGCCGGAAATCGTCAGCGACGAATGGGATACGGTCAGCTCCGACACCCTGCGGGTGAAGGCGAACTACCGCCTTGTGATCGAAAATCTCCTCGACATCACGCATTTCTATCCGTTGCACGACGGCAATATCGGCGACGAGGCGAACAGCCGGCTCCCGGTCAAATTCGAGGAAAAGATCATCGACGGCAACCACACGATCAAGTCGATCAGGCACGCGGAGAACTACACGCAGCCGCCGATGATGGTCGACTGGTTCGGCCTGGAGACCGTCGACCGCGACCACACCCACCACATGATGAACCCGGGCCTGACCCGGGTCGAAATCCGCGTCGCGCCGCCGGGCAAGCTGGGCGCCGGGGCGGACCGCGGCTACGTCCTCTACCACACCCATCTGCCGATCGACCGGGAGCATGTCGAGTGGCACTGGATCGTCAACACGCCGGGCTATTACAGGCATGAAGGCGGGTCGAGATCCGTCGCCGAACGCTTCTCGGAGACCTTCCCTTCGGTGGTGGAGGAGGATCGCTGGGCGCTCGAGAAGCAGCAGGCGATGTTCGCCTACGACGACGACGGCTATTCCGAAGTCCCGCTCAAGGCGGACAAGGCGGTGATGGGCATCCGCAAGCTGTTCGCCGCGATGGAAGCCGAGGAAGCCGGCGCGGGTCCGTAAGGGAGGTTTTGCATCCCTCTGCAAGAGTGCCGGCCGGCGCGGCGGGCGACCGGAAGGGCTTTCGCCACGGACCGCCCAACGTCGATCGGCACCCTTTCCTGACCCGGGACCGTTACGGAAAATCAATGAGTCAGAGTGCCGATCGGCGCTCAACCTGCATGCCGGTCAACACTGGATGAAGGCCGGTTGAAGCCATCGCATTGTCCGGTGGCCGTATTCGTGGTCCGATACCGCAGCCGGGAGATTGGCGCAGCGATTGCGGGCTGACGCAATACGCCTTGCGGTGCCGGCGTTGCCTATCGCCGTGTAAAGGGGGGACCATCATGTCGACATTGGCGCAAGCGTGCGATGCGGTGCTCGAGCGCGTGACAACCGGTGCAGAACGGGTGCCCGGCGTTGTCGCCATGGTGACGAACGAGACAGAGAATATCTATGAAGGCGCGGCCGGGGTGCGTCGCTGGGGCAGCGACGACCCGATGACCGAAGACACGGTGTTCGCAATTCTCTCAACGTCCAAGGCCGTGGGCGGTACCGCAGTGCTGCAGTGTGTCGAGGAAGGATTGCTGGACTTCGACGCGCCCGCGAAAGACTACGCGCCCGAGATCGGCGAGTTGCAGGTGCTCGAAGGCTTTGACGCGGACGGGAACCCGCAACTGCGCCCGCCCAGGCGCGATATCACAACGCGCATGCTGATGCTGCACACTGCCGGCCTCGGCTATGACATCTTCAACGAAAACTACTATCGCCTGGCCCAGGAGCATGGTCAGCCCAGCATCCTGACCTGCACCCGCGCCTCGTTGACCACGCCGCTGCTGTTCGATCCCGGCGACAGATGGGAATACGGCACGAACATCGACTGGGCGTGTCAGGTTGTCGAAGCGGTCCGCGGCAAGCGGATTGGCGAGGTGCTGCAGGAGCGCGTGTTTGCTCCGCTGGGGATGGACGACATGGCGTTCACCCGCACCGCGGACATGAAGGCGCGCACCGCGATTTTCCACCGGCGCGAAGAAGACGGCTCATTGTCGCCGATGGACGATTTCGCGCTGCCTGACGATCCTGAAGTGGAAATGACCGGTCACGGGCTCTATGCGCGGATTCCCGACTACATGAAGTTCATCCGCATGTGGCTGAACGATGGCGCCGGTCCCCATGGCCGGGTCCTGAAGCCGGAAACGGTCCGGTTCGCGGTGCAAGGCGCATTGCACCCGCCGCAGGCGCTCTTCGACCTGCCGGCCGTCATCCCTGCGCTGACCCATGGCACGCCGTTCTTCCCCGGGATGAAGAAGGACTTCGGCTACAGCTTCATGGTCGCCGGGGAGGAAGCGCCCACAGGACGCCCGGCGGGGGGCATCGGCTGGCACGGGCTGGCCAACCTCTTCTACTGGTTCGACCGCGAGAACGGCGTCGGCGGCTTCTGGGCGACGCAGGTCCTGCCCTTTGGCGATCCGGTTTCCTTCCCCGGCTACATGGCGTTCGAGACAGCGGCCTACGACACGATTTGCTGATATCGACCGGTTCAGATCGGTCAATAGCGGCTCGAAGCGAGCAGGCCTTTCTTGCAGGCGCCGCCGGCGGACGGGTCCGCTAACGCAGGCTGCCGAAGAAGGACGAAATGTCGGCGGCGAGCCAGTCCGGATCCTCCAGCGCCGCGAAATGGCCGCCGCTTTCCCGGACCGTCCAGCGCTGGATATTGGTGTACATGGTCTCGGCGAGCGAGCGCGGCGGCGTCAGGATCTCGAAGGGATGCTCGACATAGGCGGTGGGCACCGTCACCGGTTCGTCTTCCGAAATGATCCAGGGCTCCCGGGTCCGTTGGTAGTAGGGCCAGGCCGAGGAGCCGATCGCGCCGGTAATCCAGTAGATCATGATGTTGGTCAGGAGCGTGTCGCGGCCGAAATGCGCATCGACATCGCCCTTGCAATCGCTCCACGAGCGCCACTTCTCGACGATCCACGAC is part of the Rhodospirillaceae bacterium genome and encodes:
- a CDS encoding benzoate-CoA ligase family protein → MLGSPIAETAPIGNVVDYLFETSGAPGHAGRPALLLDDADRTVVTYGALQARVCQAGHYLRSLGIGEGDRVMFSVMDGLDFEALFLGGIKIGAVTIPINTWLKPQDYAYYVNDSGCRAVAIDHSLVPVFESIRDGLESVEHIVVCGGRVEGYPFLGDELDRFPETLETLPQDPDDTAFWLYSSGSTGDPKGVVHTHAHIYWATELFGIAAQKVSADDTVFCPPKMFFAYGLGNQVYFPIRAGAANVVGSGPILPGACWDLWLEHRPTIVMSVPTLYAAMLQTAEQEIGRDAVRDACARMRFCVSGGELLPPSLFDRWKDFTGVEILDGVGTTEMTHMFLLNRPGEAVPYSCGRLVDGFGAEIVDDDGNPVPAGEVGNLRAFGPSAAREYWNKPARTAQVFGDGGVLTGDKFRIDADGNFFIVGRSDDMLRVGGIWVSPTEIEAAIAEHDGVLESAVIGKPDEEQLIKPHAYVVLKDGVTLEDEAGGMADALRDHVRDRLAHYKCPRWIDFVDELPKTTTGKIQRYKLRAEA
- a CDS encoding aromatic ring-hydroxylating dioxygenase subunit alpha, giving the protein MIANSLILNAWYAAGLSGQFPAGELQGRKIGGKPVVMWRAADGRVVAFDDRCVHKRMPLSAGRLLENGTLECAYHGLCYDTEGACVKIPSQPEGPIPARAKLRPYSVIEQDGLVWIWPGNPEKIGNCQPPRTPEIVSDEWDTVSSDTLRVKANYRLVIENLLDITHFYPLHDGNIGDEANSRLPVKFEEKIIDGNHTIKSIRHAENYTQPPMMVDWFGLETVDRDHTHHMMNPGLTRVEIRVAPPGKLGAGADRGYVLYHTHLPIDREHVEWHWIVNTPGYYRHEGGSRSVAERFSETFPSVVEEDRWALEKQQAMFAYDDDGYSEVPLKADKAVMGIRKLFAAMEAEEAGAGP
- a CDS encoding serine hydrolase: MSTLAQACDAVLERVTTGAERVPGVVAMVTNETENIYEGAAGVRRWGSDDPMTEDTVFAILSTSKAVGGTAVLQCVEEGLLDFDAPAKDYAPEIGELQVLEGFDADGNPQLRPPRRDITTRMLMLHTAGLGYDIFNENYYRLAQEHGQPSILTCTRASLTTPLLFDPGDRWEYGTNIDWACQVVEAVRGKRIGEVLQERVFAPLGMDDMAFTRTADMKARTAIFHRREEDGSLSPMDDFALPDDPEVEMTGHGLYARIPDYMKFIRMWLNDGAGPHGRVLKPETVRFAVQGALHPPQALFDLPAVIPALTHGTPFFPGMKKDFGYSFMVAGEEAPTGRPAGGIGWHGLANLFYWFDRENGVGGFWATQVLPFGDPVSFPGYMAFETAAYDTIC